One region of Mucilaginibacter sp. 14171R-50 genomic DNA includes:
- a CDS encoding response regulator transcription factor: MNKEIKIALVEDDENLRFLVAERLQSEGYKVLESGNGEEAEAMILEEQPDIVLLDWMLPGKQGSDVCSSLREKGFGKLVIMMTAKAQDIDKIGAYNFGVSDYITKPFNMDVLVAMIDSKIKFSLNNEKTESHTFGNMEHLPNTHLLIRDGRKTELTILENRILLYFLKNKNKVINREELMMEVWGYNADVNTRTLDMHIVRLRKKIENNPDSPTYLQTVRGIGYKFVY, translated from the coding sequence ATGAATAAGGAAATTAAAATAGCATTGGTTGAAGACGACGAAAACCTGCGGTTTTTGGTTGCGGAACGATTGCAAAGCGAAGGATACAAAGTGCTGGAAAGCGGCAACGGCGAAGAAGCCGAAGCAATGATACTGGAAGAGCAGCCTGATATTGTACTGCTTGACTGGATGCTGCCCGGAAAACAGGGCAGCGACGTATGCAGCAGCTTGCGCGAAAAGGGTTTCGGCAAACTGGTTATTATGATGACCGCCAAGGCACAGGATATTGATAAGATAGGCGCTTATAACTTTGGCGTTTCTGACTATATCACCAAGCCGTTTAATATGGATGTGCTGGTAGCTATGATCGACAGCAAGATAAAATTCTCGCTGAATAACGAGAAGACCGAATCGCACACGTTTGGTAATATGGAGCATCTGCCAAACACGCACCTGCTGATACGCGACGGCCGCAAAACCGAGCTGACCATTTTAGAGAACCGCATATTGCTGTATTTTTTGAAGAACAAAAACAAGGTGATAAACCGTGAGGAGCTGATGATGGAAGTTTGGGGCTACAACGCTGATGTAAACACCCGCACACTTGATATGCACATTGTGCGCCTGCGTAAAAAGATAGAGAATAACCCCGATTCGCCCACGTATCTGCAAACGGTTAGGGGTATAGGGTATAAGTTTGTTTATTAA
- a CDS encoding sensor histidine kinase KdpD has product MKASKNLYRKNFTLITAFLVLITVSLVIAVIISYNLTTKYVENEFASKKIEVLDQTIKPYNDFFQLKIPEITSYQGFLDSASAANYSATVFKSYPFVRRVLFYDMQISNPVLKTSLTPNQGISVKAIYQYKPKHGNVKGIKDMAWSNTDDFKQMALKLSNFISVADTSRLPTQDEIFRTFYNVTPDKISYLNIPRREDIKIYQSLLKNGNVKAFYKQNMMTFLLDAHQLKVKNTHPELYQQVTIQPVVYDPLDVEGGRKVTEAALTGAFSNFKLYFVSTQEHLEREIDRRFLPIGAIVLLIYFFLVLISWLIYRNLNVNLKVFKLQYDFINNFTHEFKTPVSVIKIAGSNLKGDAELSERQRRHYGKILDEEADKLNELMNKLLSFTQLENKSITVKREEINLQQFVKGYIDTFKIKYPDFNLTFNIGKVDKFYSDPVLLGSVFQNLMENAYKYSHPGKKELFINIKPEKRNIVFSFADKGIGMARRELSDVFKKFYRIENQYNQNGSVGLGLAFCKELVNFMGGEINVNSKINEGSTFTVTLPLEI; this is encoded by the coding sequence ATGAAGGCGTCAAAGAATTTATACCGCAAAAATTTTACGCTGATAACAGCTTTCCTGGTACTGATAACCGTAAGCCTTGTTATTGCGGTTATTATATCGTACAACCTGACCACCAAATACGTAGAGAACGAGTTCGCGTCGAAAAAGATAGAGGTGCTTGATCAGACCATTAAGCCTTACAACGATTTTTTTCAGCTAAAAATACCCGAGATCACGTCTTACCAGGGCTTCCTGGATTCGGCATCCGCGGCAAATTACTCGGCCACCGTTTTTAAAAGCTACCCGTTTGTACGCCGGGTTTTGTTTTATGATATGCAGATAAGCAACCCGGTGTTGAAAACAAGCCTTACACCAAACCAGGGAATATCTGTAAAAGCCATTTATCAGTATAAACCTAAGCATGGCAACGTGAAGGGTATAAAAGACATGGCCTGGTCAAATACCGATGATTTTAAACAGATGGCCTTAAAGCTGAGCAACTTCATCAGCGTTGCTGATACCTCGAGGCTGCCTACACAGGACGAAATCTTCCGTACGTTTTACAATGTTACCCCCGATAAGATAAGTTACCTTAACATCCCCCGAAGGGAGGATATCAAAATATACCAGTCCTTGCTGAAGAACGGCAATGTAAAGGCCTTTTATAAACAAAATATGATGACTTTTTTGCTTGATGCCCACCAGCTAAAAGTAAAAAACACTCACCCCGAGCTGTATCAGCAGGTTACCATACAGCCCGTGGTTTACGACCCGCTTGATGTAGAAGGCGGCCGCAAAGTAACCGAAGCGGCGTTAACCGGCGCGTTCTCTAACTTCAAGCTCTATTTTGTATCAACGCAGGAACACCTGGAGCGCGAGATCGATCGCCGCTTTTTGCCCATTGGAGCCATTGTACTGCTTATTTATTTCTTTTTGGTGCTTATTAGCTGGCTGATATACCGTAACCTTAACGTTAACTTAAAGGTGTTTAAGCTGCAGTACGATTTTATAAACAACTTTACCCACGAATTTAAAACACCGGTGAGCGTTATAAAGATCGCGGGATCCAACCTTAAGGGCGATGCCGAACTTAGCGAACGCCAGCGCCGGCACTATGGCAAGATACTGGATGAAGAGGCCGATAAGCTGAACGAGCTGATGAACAAACTGTTATCGTTTACGCAACTGGAAAATAAATCGATAACCGTAAAACGCGAGGAGATAAACCTGCAGCAGTTTGTTAAAGGTTACATTGATACCTTTAAAATAAAATACCCTGATTTTAACCTCACCTTTAATATTGGAAAGGTTGATAAGTTTTATAGCGACCCCGTTTTGCTGGGCAGCGTTTTTCAAAACCTGATGGAGAACGCGTATAAATATTCGCACCCTGGTAAAAAAGAATTGTTTATAAACATTAAGCCCGAAAAACGCAATATTGTATTTTCTTTTGCAGATAAAGGTATAGGGATGGCACGCCGCGAACTTAGCGATGTGTTTAAAAAGTTTTACCGCATAGAGAATCAGTATAACCAAAACGGGAGCGTTGGTCTGGGCCTTGCTTTTTGTAAAGAACTGGTTAACTTTATGGGCGGCGAAATTAACGTTAACAGTAAGATAAACGAAGGTTCGACATTTACAGTTACGCTACCTTTAGAGATTTAG
- a CDS encoding UbiA family prenyltransferase, with the protein MKKAVQSAFDFLLFSNIFMSLCAVAQALVTFRLIDSKPVYTVVGLLFTSTLGIYNFSILLSKPKHPQQSPYKRVRWFFSHYRLMVSFTMISLLSLIPLFFLLSMESRILLVFLSLLSFCYSLPLFSVGEQKFGLRNIPGLKTFLITLVWTMSCVLLPVLEAQDLHLADISTRDITILIAKRFLIIAALTIPFDIRDLFSDRQAGLKTIPVAWGEKNAYLFCQFLLAGYIVLLFMFRNNGPNLDFWALATTAVLMGWLIFKSKWERDEYYYFFYLDGVLILQYVVMMAFGLVFGDGYAG; encoded by the coding sequence ATGAAAAAAGCCGTACAAAGCGCGTTTGATTTTTTGCTTTTCAGCAACATCTTCATGTCGTTATGCGCGGTGGCACAGGCATTGGTAACCTTTCGTCTTATCGATTCTAAACCGGTTTACACCGTGGTGGGGCTGTTGTTTACATCAACTTTAGGCATCTACAATTTCAGCATATTACTCAGCAAGCCCAAGCACCCGCAGCAGTCGCCATACAAGCGGGTACGCTGGTTTTTTTCGCACTACAGGTTAATGGTCAGTTTTACCATGATCTCGCTGCTGTCGCTTATCCCGCTGTTTTTTTTGCTGTCGATGGAGTCGCGCATATTACTGGTATTTCTTTCCCTGCTATCTTTTTGTTACAGCCTGCCGTTGTTTAGCGTTGGCGAACAAAAATTTGGCCTGCGCAACATCCCCGGCTTAAAAACCTTCCTCATTACACTGGTATGGACCATGAGTTGCGTCCTGCTGCCCGTTCTGGAAGCTCAGGACCTTCACCTGGCAGATATCTCTACCCGGGATATTACCATCCTGATAGCGAAACGCTTTTTGATCATAGCGGCGTTAACCATCCCCTTTGATATCCGCGACCTTTTTAGCGACCGCCAGGCGGGCCTAAAAACCATCCCTGTGGCCTGGGGCGAAAAAAATGCTTACCTGTTTTGCCAGTTTCTGCTTGCAGGGTACATCGTGCTGCTTTTTATGTTCAGGAACAATGGCCCTAACCTGGATTTTTGGGCGCTGGCCACCACCGCTGTTTTGATGGGCTGGCTGATATTCAAATCCAAATGGGAAAGGGACGAGTACTACTATTTTTTTTATTTAGATGGGGTTTTGATATTGCAATATGTGGTAATGATGGCGTTCGGGCTTGTTTTTGGCGATGGCTATGCCGGCTAA
- a CDS encoding bifunctional 2-polyprenyl-6-hydroxyphenol methylase/3-demethylubiquinol 3-O-methyltransferase UbiG yields the protein MPANYDNSASFYDKLSRLVFGKALINAQVWLLPHIPKNAKVLIAGGGTGWILDEITKLHPSGLSISYVELSAKMMALSQKRHTGQNTVTYINKPAEQANLPADFDVVITPFLFDNFTDATLPGVFKHLHNTLKTGGLWLYADFQLTGKWWQYAMLKSMLLFFKVLCGVPSWRLPDVDKQFNISRYAVIDRKSFFGDFVVSRVYKKAG from the coding sequence ATGCCGGCTAATTACGATAACTCCGCCTCGTTTTATGACAAGCTTTCGCGGCTGGTGTTTGGCAAAGCTTTGATAAACGCCCAGGTATGGCTTTTACCGCACATCCCTAAAAATGCAAAAGTTTTAATTGCCGGCGGCGGCACCGGCTGGATATTGGACGAGATAACCAAACTCCATCCCTCGGGCCTAAGCATCAGTTATGTAGAGCTATCAGCTAAAATGATGGCACTTTCTCAAAAAAGACACACCGGGCAAAATACCGTAACTTACATTAATAAGCCCGCAGAGCAGGCGAATTTGCCGGCAGATTTTGATGTGGTGATAACCCCTTTCCTGTTTGATAACTTTACCGATGCCACCCTTCCCGGTGTTTTTAAACACCTGCACAATACATTAAAAACCGGCGGACTGTGGCTATATGCCGATTTTCAGCTTACGGGCAAGTGGTGGCAATACGCTATGCTTAAAAGCATGTTGCTATTTTTTAAAGTATTATGCGGGGTGCCATCCTGGCGATTACCCGATGTAGATAAACAGTTTAATATCTCCCGCTATGCGGTGATAGATAGAAAAAGTTTTTTCGGAGATTTTGTGGTAAGTAGGGTGTATAAAAAGGCAGGGTAA